From the Stigmatopora argus isolate UIUO_Sarg chromosome 12, RoL_Sarg_1.0, whole genome shotgun sequence genome, the window aatgacaataaaagcaattattcaattcaataaaatagtgattaaccaatattgatccaaatATAAGGCGTACTGCCGGCTTTTgagaaaaacaatgtattttagttgcgccttatagtgcggaaaatacggtatttcaacAAAGATTCTTTGATTTTCAAAgttatatcatttttaaaaggagtTAGTTAGGACAGATTAGGgcttttacatataaaatgtgcctctacttacaaattttttgtttgtttgagaaaaacaatgtatttagttgcgccttatagtgcggaaaatacggtatttcaacAAAGATACTTTGATTTTCAAAGtttgatgatttttaaaaggAGTTAGTTAGGACAGATTAGGgcttttacatataaaatgcgcctctacttacaaaaaaattcaagttaggaAAGCACGCTTGGACCCAacgaattttgtaagtagaagcgtTGACCAACCGGGTTTAGACGAGGCGTTCGAGGGCTTACGGAAGAGTGAAGCAACGGCGTCTGCGACGTGCTCGGGCTGGCGAAAAAGCCGTGCTGCGGCACCAGGTACTCGTCGGCGTCCACGGCGTCCTCCATGTCCTCGCCGCTCACCAGGGTGCGGTAGAACTTGTCGGCGGGGTTCTGCAGGTGCAGGCTCTCGTCCCCCTGGGGGAAGATTTCAGTAGCGGGTTTACGGTCGCGTTAAATAGCGGCGGGATTAGCCGTGAGTAAAAGCAATCCATACCTGGATGACTAAATAGCGGGGAGGATCCCGCGCCATTTTGGTGAACTCGGCTATCAGTTCGCGGAAACGCGGTCGACTGTCGGCGTCGATCATCCAGCCTGCGCATACCAAAAGTGTGATAGGGAAACAGGCCGCCATTTTGGTAACCATTGTAAATTCAGGGGGAAAGTCATAGTAGGCCAGCTgggatattttattttatcttatttattGTCAGCAGATTTGAAGAATGTTTTTGTGCGGATACACAGTGTCTTTTTAAACTAATGCCAAATGGTTTCAGTTACTatgaacaaaaatgtgtttagtcCATCAAGCGTTGTTTTGATTGTTTAAAAGTTCCCATTTTTTGCtgtcaacctgtttttttaaaataataattcctgtttggtatttttaaatgaatatacaataatatctttctttttttaataaacatgatttttgaaaaatatttaatgtttaccTACTCTACAAAatgtttataatatttttttaatatacatattttttatctattcatatttttttcaaaatataacatttttaaaacagaaaagctattttttctgacgatttaaaaaagaaatatttaatgtttaccTACTCTACGAATTATTTATAATCATTttctaatataaatatttttttatttattaatattttttcaaaatataatgtttttaaaacagaaaagcaattttttttctgacgatttaaaaaagaaatatttaacgTTTACCTACtctacgatatatatatataatatatttttaatataaatatttatttatttattattttttttcaaaatataaaagtttcaaaaacagaaaagctattttttcctgactttttagtcaattttattttaaaaatcgaaaatttagaaaaaataactaCAGTTAAAATTGTTTACACGTACTCCTTTAATTTTCCATCATCAATAAATAGATGATTAAGTATTTTtcaattataaaatgaaaagataaaaaaatacttcatgTACTATCCtttttttgattaaatattgtaaataaatataagcACAAATCAAATATTTACTATTAAGAGACTGAAAAATGATCAATTGAAAAGCTTCAGTTCATTAGCCGATTAATTTGGATTTGATCAGACTGAAGAAAACCAAAACTCGGactctggggggaaaaaatacaagtcGGACATTTTTAATACGTACATTTGACCATGATCATGTAGACGTCGATGGTGCAGATGGGAGGCTGTGGCAGGCGCTCGCctttctccagcacccccgcgatctcGCTGGCCGGGATGCCATCGTAAGGCTTGGTCCCGAACGTCATCAGCTCCCACACGGTCACGCCTGCGGGCACAGGCGGATAAAAAAGTCAGTCGGCTTCCTGCGTGCCTCGCGGCCgtggaaaaaaaccaaaaaaacaatgttcAAAAATGGTCTGTGGTGTCCAAGTGTTGACAAATGGGAGGTGGGAGTTTAGCGGGTTGTATCCGGGGGAAAGGCTGATGGATTGGACAGAAAGGTATGGACGGGGGCGCGAAGCGGAACATTTGAAAGCGTaccagaaggggaaaaaaactgtgttGTGTTATGTTTCCATGAGTCTGCAGTTTTGTACACGAGTGTTTTTGTGGGTTGGACGCCATTTTGTCCAACAAGGGTGAAATTTTGTAGATCAAAATGGGCCAGAGCttgcttttaaaatgtaaatcttCAGTTTGTTAGGGGAAAAATATGATGTGataagtttgttttgtttgtaagttAATTTTAGTTTGGTGAAAGGTTTAAATAGTTCTTTAAAAATTGTGAAATGAAATGGCAGGTACGTTTTTTTGTGGAATTATAGTGCCAAAAATACTATAAGGATGTGGCAAAATGGTGATTTTTAACccgtagcaaaaaaaatgaacaaacaaaaaacactcaaaCAAGCAAAAACACAGAGAACAGATAAAATtcatttgaggggaaaaaaacatcataaaagacaattactttttatttttaaatctgccTTTTCTTTCACAATGCCCAGTTTGGAAATAACGTTTTGtgcgttttttgtttgttttacaagtTAAAAATGCCCAATTTGGAAATaacattttgtacattttttgtttgttttacaagtTAAAAATGCCCAATTTGGAAATaacattttgtacattttttgtttgttttacaagtTAAAAATGCCCAATTTGGAAATAACGTTTtatacattttgtttgttttacaggTTAAAAATGCCCAATTTAGAAATAACTTTTTgtaaattttttgtttgttttataagtTAAAAATGCCCAATTTGGAAATaacattttgtacattttttgttttttttacaagttaaaaatgctcaatttggaaataacattttgtacgttttttgtttgttttacaagtTAAAAATGCccaacatttaaaatgttcattttacaAGTTTATTTCTTTTAGTCTCCTCCCCATGTGTCAAAATATGCGCAAAATGCTCTCCCATTTTATTCTTCTAGCGTTTTTAAATGCTAACAACATCCAAAGATGGTAATCAAAGCATCAGCCAGTGTCCTCGTATGCAAAACCCGTGTTTACCTTTAGAATCAAATTGATCCGAGCTGCCGTTTGTGACTCACCATAACTCCACACGTCACTCTGGTGTGTGTACGTCCGGTTCAGGATGGACTCGAGAGCCATCCACTTGATGGGCACCTAAAAAAAAGTGGCACAAAACGGCGCCGTTTAAGACCAAAGCTTCAAATAAATTCCACCATTCCTTTGGACGAGATGCTAGCGTTATGCTACCGCCACTGACCTTTCCTCCATCCGCGTGGTATTCTTTCTCATCGGCGTTGAGCAACTTGGCCAGGCCAAAGTCCGTGATCTTGACGTGTTGGGGGGTCTTGACCAGGACGTTCCTGGCCGCCAAGTCTCGGTGGACCAAGTGGCGCTCCTCTAGGTAGTTCATACCCTGATTGAGTAGAAGCACGTGTTCAAAACAGTAGCATTCTTAGACTTTTATCATGTTTGATGTCGTTAATTGgcctaaaaatatacaaaataaatggATAATTGATACCTTTGCGATCTGCACGCACCAGTTGAGCAGATACTGCGAGCCGATGTTGTCTTTGTTCTCCTTGACGTAATCCAGCAGGCAGCCGAAGGGCATCAGCTGAGTGACCAGCTGCACGGTGGACGTCAGGCAGATGCCCAGGAGGCGGCAAACGTGCGGGTGTTCCACGCTGGCCATCACGTATGCCTCCTGGAATGGGTGGGAAATTTAGGTGGGGGATGGGGGCGTTAATGGCAAATCCGCTTTTGGGAAAATGGAAGTCTTggttgcaccttatagtgcgaGAAATACGGTTCAAGTTTTCAATTCCACGATCGTTAAGAAGCCGTAAACGCATTccttcatttgaaatgatatcCTTTGGGAAGGTTTGAAATGAGAACAACTGGTGTCGTTTGAACAGgttgcattcattttccagaAATCCTTCAATCACACCAAAAGCCCACGCAGCATTTTTCATGGATTTCCTCCAGTGAGAAAGCTTTCTCCTTTTGCAAGGAAAACAAGTGCttcatggtgattttttttttctaaaatgagAGTTGACTTACatctaaaatgtctttgttgGCTTTGGGCGATGTGGCCTCTCTCAAAACCTTGATGGCCACCGGGATCTTCACGTCTTCTCCCTCTGGCACCCAAAGACCCTGCGTGGGTAAACAGTGCAAGCCAGGTTTTACGTTACCCTTTGCGTCTGGATTTGTACTTCattacaaaagcaaaaaaaaacgtattaacGCATAAGATCGACGGCTGtgtgctgccaaccctcccactcaaaccggattggacgtctctcgttGTCAATGTCAgttaatacgttttttttacccaatccCGTTTTCCGATCGCATGATCGGATCTGGGACATCTCTTCTTATTAAATcctaataaaaacatttcaatttaatACTAGCGAGTCAATTGTTTACAATAAGCTTTTATCTGTATTCctaccaccattttttttaaagaaacgatTAAACTTACGACTAATTCTTATCTCCTTATCGGTACTaagaaaaaagtaataataaaaaataaaaataaaaatgttaatcaaCCAGAaaccaaataccgtattttcaggaatataaggcgcacttaaaagtctgaaattttctccaaaatagacagggcgccttataatccagtgcactttatatatggaccaatactaaaattgttatcacgataaaatcaaataaatcagtggatagggtacaccatcctctacagctctcacaactacggcaagcagcccccgactcggatattttccctgtagaaaaagtactgcgcagtgactgctgggatatttagttcttttgtcaatacacccagtattccggctggatttacaaaagaattcctgccgctagctactagctagctactatttgcaaatggattgtggccgcctggacgaacgtctaaaactcagcgttttcgataaCTCATttagacaattgttcaattcggacacagaaaatgaggactttgatggatttgtgggtgatgatgacgtgagtacattgtaaaatggctaaataaagtacaacccaactcagttttgcttccgttgcctttttaaagacgtctttttagcgtgtgtccgtatgtttaagctggtctatgttttgccatgcctggctgcgtctttaaaaacggtgcatcctttgtgtgtgtcaaatacagaaatagcactcgttactgacactttccctttaaatgtgatgcgccatatagtcgtgaaaatacggtaacaaaaGCATGACATCATTAATTCCAACTGAAATAATCCTGAGCCCCCAAGTGTATGTTTAATTGCAAACAGGAAATCAATGCAGAACCGTGTGTGTGACGGCGCGagttaaaaatgtgtcatttaattgaaaaattgacAACAGATGTGACATACAGTCAAAGCAAGATTTCTAGCCAAGCCTgccatttgaagaaaaaaaagaaaaaaggtctGTTATTACCTTGTAGACTGTACCAAAAGCTCCCGACCCGAGAACTTTCATTTTCCTGAATTCGGGTTCCTTCAGGATACGCAGTAAAGCTTGATTGGGCGCTTCGCCGCTTGGAGTGAGCGGTTCCACCAACTGCAAGAGCACAACAACTCTCTCCAGATTGTACTGCAGCCGTAGATACgccattttgtttttacctCTTTCTCCTGAAGGAGTCGCCGCATGGTCCTCTTCCTCTTGATGTGGCGTCGGCGAAACAACACGACGACGGAGAGGCCGGCCAAAAGGACCGCAAGGAGGCCCCCCACCACGCCCGCCGCGATCATGGACAGACCCGAAGACCTGAAGCGGACCAGGAAAaatggaatgtaaaaaaaacaccgtTTTAAAAGTGGTTCAAAACATTCTAAACAGAAGATGTGCTTTATTTATGAATATTGATTTAATTTAGACTATATATCGACTCACGTTTTCCCCTGGCAGCCTTGACGACCCGGCCCCATGCACCTGGAAGCAAAGATCAGTCACATGGAAATATGAACATCAACTGatccctacctaccctgtccagcttctacaaatcccggtgccttagttgggcagagagcatcataaaagacaatatgcatcccggcttccaccacttgaacctgctgccctctggaaggcgctacagagccataacagccaagacaaacagactcaaggacagtttcttcccaaaagCGGTCACCATACTGAACTCGAgtctaatcaagacttattactactgcttatttattatgttgaccacttatttattgataatttcttTATCATGACTATATATTTGTtatctgtgtgtttgtttgttgttgagtccatagactctaAACAATTTGGCGCtaaatgtctccaaaaccatggaacacatcctggacttcagacagaaCAATCTGCTGatctaattatttattcatttattattgattagtcagtttgttattgttatttgtgcactatgtagtgcacatgtgtcaaagtggcagcccgggggccaaatctggcccgccgcatcattttgtgtggcccgggaaagtcaatcatgagtgccgactttctattttaggatcaaattaaaatgaagagtatagatgtatattcaatttcctgatttttccccttttaaatcaataattttaattttttaatccattttttatgactttttagttcaaaaatccttttgtaaaacctaaaaatatatttaaaaagctcaaataaacattgttttagatctattaaaaaaactgaatattcagagtttttaatccagttcttttaatcatttattttaaaaaatctaaatattacatatattatatttattttttggggacggCATCATTAGATTATAATTTATACCATTAAAATTGCATTACTATTCCTATGATGCATTTTATGACAGCACAAAATACAGTAAACACTAGAGACGTGTTTGTCGTCGGAATCAAATGAtgatagggggaaaaaagtcgtAGGTTCCTTcattaaattctaaatttaatTTGATCACTTGGAACCATATTTGGTAACTTGAAATTAAGCCTCTCTCGCCTTTTGAAGGGCCGAATTTTAGAAGCATGTAAAATTGACATGGGGCAATCAACAAAGTAAGGTGGTAATTAAAGTGAATATATCCTTATACTTAAATATGTGGAAAGTAAAGGATGTCATTATTTGAGGTAATgatcatgattaaaaaaataaaataaaaaggtttatGCTGTTACCCTTGGGTGCAGTTGAGGTGACACAGCTGGCATACGTTGGCATCGTCGGCGTATTTCCACACGAGCGTGTCGTCCTCGCCGGGGACGCCTTGAGGACAGCGAGCCACGCAGAAGAGTCCGTCCTTGAAGTTGGCGCACTTGGTGCAGTTGGCGGAACCCTGCACGCATGACCAAGACATGTAATCTTAgacacatgtaaaaaaaaaaaaaaggtccagCAACCAAGGatgtatttctgaaaaaaaaattttttaattCGATTTAGATAAAAGTTCAAGGTCAGCAAGGAATGTTATTCCACCTAGAACTAgatatattttagtttttttggtgAACTCCTGATCATTGTACTCAGTAAAGagttatgtcttttttttagtttaaagaTGATCTAggaaacatgtgtcaaagtggcggcccgggggccaaatctggcccatcgcgtcattttgtgcggcccgggaaagtaaatcatgagtgccgactttctgttttaggatcaaattcaaatgaagccCGGAGTCAAACTTGATCACGTACCGGTGCCCTGCAAGTGGCCGTCCCGTTCATAGGATGACACTCCGGGTGGCAAGCGACGCAGTTCTTCATCACGACAGCCTCCCGCGGACTCCTGCACGGCAAAAGAAGGTTGCGTATTAGCAAGGGTGGATGTCGGACGCCAGAACGCCGTTTTCTGCCCGGCGTTAGAAGACCCGGCAACTGGTTAAAGATTGCCCGACCGAGGGAGGAACCCGTacgggtactcggacgattcgccgaaagacgtttcgccgacggacgtttggcagacggacagttcgccgaacggacgtttcgccgaaacgggattcgcgcgctcgccccgcccccggatcgtgtgtgtacatgtttttcaacctctgaaaatgccataaacacacttttacttctagtttaattttaaataatttcccattattttaggaaatatatattcaaaatgatttgctgagaaccttaattcaaagattaatctcaacgttttctatgctggtgtaaattttctggagtaggatttctggatttacaatttcattacagtagtacttaatgttactactactttattttctctatttcttctgtcacgtactgttctgcgtgttctccaaatggctactactttaaatgcatggataaaataaaaatataaaaaattggcagcacattgtagtacgttacttgtatttagaaatatgtccagcggggggcagtacatgcccttgttattcctaaatgaatgttatctgtagcgggccgtatatggcccgcgggccgaggttgaaaaacatgtacacacacgatccaggggcgtTTCCGCAAAACGTCCGtccggcgaactgtccgtcggccaaacgtctttcggcgaatcgtccggtcacgacccGTACGCACCCCTCCAAGATGTTGCAGGAGTCCACGCAGCTGCCGTCGCGAGCGTGGTCCCGGCAGGCGAAGCACATGTTGGGTCCGGGTCCCCAGCATCCGTCCGCCGTGCACTTCCGATCGCAGATTTCGTTTCTCTCAgctggaaataaaaaaacaaggcgGAGTCGATGTTAACTCATTGTTTTCCCCAAACTTTGTCAAAtatgaaatacaaaattaaacaaCATCATGGGTGTTTTTTTACCGCATTTGGCCGGGTCTGTGTTCTCGTTGATGGTTGTGGTCTGGCTTGTGGACTTGAAGATGGCCTTCCAGTGGCTGTTGTTGGTGTAGCAGAGGTTCTGGTTCTTGATAATGACCACATCACCGTCACTGATCTCTCGGAGTGAGCGCAGACCCAAGTAGCTAATGTCCAGTTGGGTCACGACCAAGCTACGGCTCCCCCTGATGGATTCAAACAGTAACTTTTAAGACACTTGGAGCTTTGTTGTCGCGTAGTACAAAACATCAGGCCTTATTTCCGATCGTGTGATCAGATCGGGGAAATGGCTAGTCTTTGTACCTCTTGGTTCGTCCTCGAATGATTTCCAAGTTTTCAAAGGGACTGAGAGCGTTCATGCTCTTAGGCCAGGTTTGAATCCACAAGTATCCTGCAACGAAATCAAATCGGTCTTGTCAAGCATCGACACTGCGAGCGGTCCTTACGTAAGAATAATGTACCGGTTATTTCTTTAACTGTCTTGAACACATCCAGCTGCGAAGGGTCCATCTTTGGCGTTTTGGTGTACGTGTCCCTATGAACAGGAGTCAGGTTGAGGCTTTGTGAATGAcgagtaagttaactttttggaccaaaaatGAACTGGTCCAGGtcacattacagtaatccctcaattatcgcggttaatgtagaccaaacatggccgcgataaacgaaaaacctcaaaatagggtcacccctatttatatatatatatatatatatatatatatatatatatatatatatatatatatatataaatatatatatatataaatatatatatata encodes:
- the egfra gene encoding epidermal growth factor receptor, with protein sequence MASRLLEWLVVTSLLCSTLMAEKKVCQGITNRLNLLGSKEDHYLNMVKTYSNCTVVLENLEVTYMEEQCDLSFLRTIEEVGGYVLIALNSASSIPLDNLRIIRGHTLYEGEFALTVLANYDKATGRRTNQILLTGLTEILKGGVKFGNNQLCNVETVHWYDIVNEDAKPKMKLPTASNNQLCQKCDKSCLNGSCWAPGPENCQTLTKLNCAQQCSKRCKGPSPSDCCNEHCAAGCTGPRPTDCLACRDFQDDGVCKDSCPGLMRYDPNQHQLVPNPHGKYNFGATCVKSCPHNYVVTDHGACVRTCSDNTYEVEEGGVRKCAKCDGLCPKVCNGLGTGNLTRTLSINATNINSFKNCTKINGNIAIISTSIHGDTYTKTPKMDPSQLDVFKTVKEITGYLWIQTWPKSMNALSPFENLEIIRGRTKRGSRSLVVTQLDISYLGLRSLREISDGDVVIIKNQNLCYTNNSHWKAIFKSTSQTTTINENTDPAKCAERNEICDRKCTADGCWGPGPNMCFACRDHARDGSCVDSCNILEGSPREAVVMKNCVACHPECHPMNGTATCRAPGSANCTKCANFKDGLFCVARCPQGVPGEDDTLVWKYADDANVCQLCHLNCTQGCMGPGRQGCQGKTSSGLSMIAAGVVGGLLAVLLAGLSVVVLFRRRHIKRKRTMRRLLQEKELVEPLTPSGEAPNQALLRILKEPEFRKMKVLGSGAFGTVYKGLWVPEGEDVKIPVAIKVLREATSPKANKDILDEAYVMASVEHPHVCRLLGICLTSTVQLVTQLMPFGCLLDYVKENKDNIGSQYLLNWCVQIAKGMNYLEERHLVHRDLAARNVLVKTPQHVKITDFGLAKLLNADEKEYHADGGKVPIKWMALESILNRTYTHQSDVWSYGVTVWELMTFGTKPYDGIPASEIAGVLEKGERLPQPPICTIDVYMIMVKCWMIDADSRPRFRELIAEFTKMARDPPRYLVIQGDESLHLQNPADKFYRTLVSGEDMEDAVDADEYLVPQHGFFASPSTSQTPLLHSSSLNSSTGTCNGRNGLLNGIPSRDGSIILRYIPDPTDKLLDDAFQPAPDYMNQTPASDMLNPVYQHPGPPRGLLPTISSDEAESEYLNCFNNGPNGPEYLNEFPSHADVSVHAVHKYKAQNSLDNPDYRHSFTPTFKARLSGRSPNAENAEYLGPD